From the genome of Cedecea lapagei, one region includes:
- a CDS encoding FdhF/YdeP family oxidoreductase, whose protein sequence is MKFKSAIKPYQAAAGGWGSLEATTRFVIDSKHALKNLRNLMRMNKAKGFDCPGCAWGDDNKSTFSFCENGAKAVTWEATRRFIDSDFFARHSVSKLYQQSDYFLEYQGRLTEPLSYNPQTDRYEPISWANALSMIAQHIKAMDNPNQLELYTSGRASNEASYLYQLFGRMLGTNNFPDCSNMCHEASGSGLKRSIGVGKGTIRLDDFDKADAIFVFGQNPGTNHPRMLHSLRHAAENGAQIITFNTLRERGLERFADPQKPLEVITPLAGTISTNYYQPNLGGDMAAVRGMAKALLEVHRHLITEGEEGVFDLAFIEANTHGVEAWFTAIDETSWEKITQQSGLSELQIRDAAAIWQHSKRVIFTWAMGITQHKHSLNTVREIVNLQLLGGHLGRPGAGLCPVRGHSNVQGNRTMGIDEKPPVSLLDSLAKHFDFEPPRVHGHNTVEALAAMLRDEIKVLIALGGNLAAAAPDSPRTEEAISRCGLTVFISTKLNRSHLVPGKASLILPTLGRTEEDMQVSGRQFVTVEDSFSMVHASEGIGKPIADTQRSETAIVAGIADAVLGRCKLDWLELADDYNLIRDHIAATLPGFKNFNQRCEEPGGFYLGNAAAELRFNTPSGKAEFSNATLPDSLWQGVEAPFTLQTLRSHDQYNTTIYGLDDRYRGVYGQREVLFIHPDDMGELGLNDSDKVDIETLWHDGITRKVSGFKLVAYDIPRGNLAAYYPETNPLVPLGSVGDGTGTPTSKSVPVKITRSEAADTRRIA, encoded by the coding sequence ATGAAATTCAAATCGGCTATCAAGCCTTACCAGGCCGCCGCGGGCGGCTGGGGCTCTCTCGAAGCGACAACCCGCTTCGTTATCGACAGCAAACATGCCCTGAAAAACCTGCGCAACCTGATGCGCATGAACAAAGCCAAAGGCTTTGACTGTCCCGGCTGCGCCTGGGGGGACGATAACAAAAGCACGTTTAGTTTTTGCGAGAATGGCGCTAAAGCCGTCACCTGGGAAGCCACTCGTCGCTTTATCGACAGCGACTTCTTTGCCCGACACAGCGTCAGTAAACTCTACCAGCAAAGCGACTACTTCCTTGAATATCAGGGGCGTCTTACCGAGCCGCTCAGCTACAATCCGCAAACCGATCGTTACGAACCGATTAGCTGGGCCAACGCGCTTAGTATGATTGCGCAACACATCAAGGCGATGGATAACCCGAACCAGCTTGAGCTTTATACCTCCGGCCGCGCCAGCAATGAAGCCTCTTACCTTTATCAGCTTTTTGGCCGCATGCTGGGCACCAATAATTTTCCTGACTGCTCAAATATGTGCCACGAAGCCAGCGGCAGCGGGCTGAAGCGCAGCATCGGCGTCGGGAAAGGCACCATCCGGCTGGATGATTTTGATAAAGCCGACGCCATTTTTGTCTTTGGGCAGAACCCCGGCACTAACCACCCTCGTATGCTGCACAGCCTGCGTCATGCGGCGGAAAACGGCGCCCAGATTATCACCTTTAACACCCTGCGTGAGCGCGGTCTCGAACGTTTTGCCGATCCGCAAAAACCGCTTGAAGTCATCACCCCGCTGGCGGGCACCATCAGCACCAACTATTACCAGCCCAACCTTGGCGGCGATATGGCTGCCGTTCGCGGCATGGCCAAAGCGCTGCTGGAAGTCCATCGCCACCTCATCACCGAAGGTGAAGAAGGCGTGTTCGATCTGGCCTTTATTGAAGCCAATACACACGGCGTGGAGGCCTGGTTCACCGCTATCGATGAAACCAGCTGGGAGAAGATCACCCAACAGTCAGGCCTGAGCGAACTGCAAATCCGCGACGCCGCGGCTATCTGGCAACATTCTAAACGAGTGATTTTTACCTGGGCGATGGGCATCACTCAGCACAAACACTCGCTCAACACCGTGCGCGAAATCGTCAACCTGCAGCTGCTCGGTGGCCATTTAGGCCGTCCGGGCGCGGGCCTGTGTCCTGTGCGCGGCCACAGCAACGTACAGGGCAACCGTACGATGGGCATTGATGAAAAGCCGCCGGTGAGCCTGCTCGATAGTCTGGCAAAACACTTTGATTTTGAACCCCCGCGCGTGCACGGCCACAATACCGTTGAAGCCCTGGCAGCAATGCTGCGCGATGAAATCAAAGTGCTGATTGCCCTTGGCGGAAACCTTGCCGCTGCGGCACCGGACAGCCCACGCACGGAAGAAGCCATCAGCCGCTGTGGCCTGACAGTTTTCATCAGCACCAAGCTTAACCGCAGCCACCTGGTGCCGGGTAAAGCCTCGCTGATATTGCCGACGCTTGGCCGTACAGAAGAAGATATGCAGGTTTCCGGACGCCAGTTTGTCACCGTCGAAGACTCCTTTAGCATGGTCCACGCCTCCGAAGGTATCGGCAAGCCGATTGCGGACACGCAGCGTTCGGAAACCGCTATTGTTGCCGGCATAGCCGATGCGGTTTTGGGCAGATGCAAACTCGACTGGCTGGAACTGGCCGATGACTACAACCTGATCCGCGATCATATTGCCGCCACCCTGCCGGGCTTTAAAAACTTCAACCAGCGCTGCGAAGAGCCCGGCGGTTTCTATCTGGGCAACGCGGCGGCCGAGCTGCGTTTTAATACGCCGAGTGGAAAAGCCGAGTTCAGCAACGCCACGCTTCCTGATTCGCTATGGCAAGGAGTGGAAGCCCCGTTCACGCTGCAAACGCTGCGCTCGCATGACCAGTACAACACCACGATCTACGGCCTGGACGATCGCTACCGCGGCGTTTACGGACAGCGTGAAGTGCTGTTTATTCATCCGGATGATATGGGCGAGCTCGGTCTGAACGACAGCGATAAGGTCGACATTGAAACCCTCTGGCACGATGGCATTACGCGTAAAGTCAGCGGCTTTAAGCTGGTTGCGTATGATATACCGCGCGGTAACCTCGCGGCCTATTACCCGGAAACTAACCCGCTGGTGCCGCTTGGCAGCGTAGGCGACGGCACCGGTACGCCAACGTCGAAATCTGTACCGGTGAAAATCACCCGCAGCGAAGCGGCAGATACGCGACGTATTGCCTAA